A region from the Populus trichocarpa isolate Nisqually-1 chromosome 18, P.trichocarpa_v4.1, whole genome shotgun sequence genome encodes:
- the LOC7484067 gene encoding protein CHLOROPLAST IMPORT APPARATUS 2 has protein sequence MSSPCLSGGGRTYGFDLEIVKSSSTSSTRTSHTSSPSSTISESSNSPLAISTRKPRTTRKRPNQTYNEAAALLSSAYPNVFSSKHLTKSSKFTKPHDNSILLDQSPDLLLPLRVFDNSGFLLHQPIQEKPRFGNESKVANLRDKSSCQSSGEVDFHGNSMELCDGFDEDFDAESILDEEIEEGIDSIMGNLSVGNEMVDEVPNGISPSYGHDGGQTNSWYGNSMEYNFGGKSQFGHGMAMRRGVRALRQVDEGNWWHFPFVDMLQISPRLNTSSTTTTTTTTTAAATRNANGNNSPDCNSIPKPKPKSKLKMKSNSSSEKKKKKLEKVEMPAVVEMKNEELEEENPIKENSIPQSNQRLILKLNYDNVLNAWSDRGSPFSEETMGSAEGTDVSARLAQIDLFSENGMREASVLRYKEKRRTRLFSKKIRYQVRKVNADQRPRMKGRFVRRPNPSTSSDEHEERKKKTFKL, from the exons ATGTCTTCTCCATGTTTAAGTGGAGGTGGGAGAACCTATGGATTCGATCTAGAAATAGTCAAATCCTCATCTACTTCCTCAACAAGAACATCACACACATCTTCACCATCTTCAACTATCTCTGAATCTAGCAATTCCCCATTAGCAATCTCAACTAGAAAACCAAGAACAACTCGTAAAAGGCCTAATCAAACTTACAATGAAGCAGCTGCCCTTCTTTCCTCTGCCTATCCAAACGTCTTCTCCAGCAAACACCTCACAAAATCTAGCAAATTCACCAAACCCCATGACAACAGTATCCTCCTTGACCAATCCCCTGACTTGTTATTGCCTTTGCGCGTTTTTGACAACTCTGGATTCCTACTCCACCAACCAATCCAAGAAAAACCCAGATTTGGAAATGAGTCAAAAGTTGCAAATCTTAGAGACAAGTCATCTTGCCAGAGCAGTGGGGAAGTTGACTTCCATGGGAATTCAATGGAATTATGTGATGGTTTTGATGAGGATTTCGATGCCGAATCGATTCTTGACGAGGAAATCGAGGAGGGTATTGATAGTATTATGGGGAATTTAAGTGTAGGCAATGAAATGGTTGATGAGGTGCCTAATGGCATTAGTCCTAGCTATGGTCATGATGGTGGCCAAACGAATTCCTGGTATGGGAATTCAATGGAATATAATTTTGGCGGGAAATCACAATTTGGTCATGGAATGGCGATGAGAAGAGGTGTGAGAGCTTTGAGACAAGTTGATGAAGGAAATTGGTGGCATTTTCCCTTTGTTGATATGTTACAAATCTCTCCAAGACTCAACACCtcatccaccaccaccaccaccaccaccaccaccgcggCTGCCACCAGAAATGCCAATGGCAACAACAGTCCAGATTGCAATTCAATTCCCAAGCCAAAGCCAAAATCAAAGTTGAAAATGAAATCCAACTCGAGCAgcgaaaagaagaaaaagaagctgGAGAAAGTGGAGATGCCTGCCGTGGTGGAAATGAAGAATGAGGAATTGGAAGAGGAAAATCCAATCAAGGAGAATTCAATTCCACAATCCAATCAAAGGTtgatattgaaattgaattacGACAACGTTTTGAACGCGTGGTCCGACCGTGGTTCGCCATTTTCCGAGGAAACTATGGGGTCTGCTGAAGGAACTGATGTCTCT GCCAGGCTGGCACAAATTGATTTGTTCTCAGAGAATGGAATGAGAGAAGCTAGCGTGTTGCGCTACAAAGAAAAGCGGCGTACACGCCTTTTCTCTAAGAAGATCAGGTACCAGGTCAGGAAAGTCAACGCTGATCAACGGCCCAGAATGAAG GGGAGATTTGTGAGAAGGCCAAATCCAAGTACAAGTAGTGATGAACAtgaggagaggaaaaagaagacTTTCAAGTTGTGA
- the LOC7490497 gene encoding uncharacterized protein LOC7490497 isoform X4 has protein sequence MLIPSSLPNSIESTPFHVSDHGKQNLFCEVTPGTEIWQMGPKCHEHCHDCCKEAASITGEKEGNNYSCLLSFPRSPHPPTTSKMSESSAPNFVYSRRKLQGNTIDFLSAITEGSGEDCPYVINSDGSSVPVKEHHVGSEDEHETEAVRESLMSPLICNGAEYSHPLSFGRRAQLTTVSPVSEGAAPNFVYGRRKLQQNSVTFSSTQVPAMEKRSGEDCLSVISSNGPSFAHKEERLVSQYEHGAALMLPPTVYSSCQLSLQRSPQLPTFSTMSEISASKFVYSRRKMRGNSVTFLSAQVPGITKRSRQDCLSVVSSDGPSLAVEEACVVSQDQHESGCSLQNGEPHVSKSESSSGCSLVEDQVSDEASKKSRPKIIEVDGVNDSCSSSKSDVELVSASTKTEGHDNGECSSSTVMAAEFAREDQSEKHRCISILGKQRAFDGIWPGKTRASARRIGDGSGSSSSRSCKKCFLKESPAKMLICDNCEDSFHVSCCNPHVKRIPIDEWLCRSCMKKKRIIPNERISRKPLNIIGDMGRCRDASSIGESDPIALMLTDTEPYTGGVRVGKGFQVEVPDWSGPIINDVDTIGKPVVLDTSYFVSLHELKYNKPSKFGSIGNWLQCRQVIDDAAEGGNVTICGKWRRCMGGSGTLRVP, from the exons ATGTTGATACCGAGTTCCCTTCCTAATTCAATTGAATCTACTCCATTTCATGTATCTGATCATGGGAAACAGAATTTATTTTGTGAAGTCACGCCTGGTACTGAAATTTGGCAGATGGGCCCAAAATGTCATGAACACTGCCACGATTGCTGTAAAGAAGCTGCTTCAATAACCGGGGAAAAGGAGGGTAACAATTATTCATGCCTGTTAAGTTTTCCGAGAAGTCCTCATCCACCAACCACCAGTAAAATGTCTGAAAGTTCTGCACCTAATTTTGTATATAGTAGAAGGAAATTACAAGGAAATACTATTGACTTTTTATCCGCAATCACAGAGGGATCTGGTGAGGATTGTCCTTATGTCATAAATTCTGATGGTTCCTCAGTTCCAGTTAAGGAGCACCATGTAGGTTCTGAAGATGAGCATGAGACTGAAGCTGTTAGAGAATCTCTCATGTCTCCTCTAATATGCAATGGAGCTGAATATTCACATCCCTTATCTTTTGGAAGACGTGCTCAGCTTACAACTGTCAGTCCAGTGTCCGAAGGTGCTGCCCCTAATTTTGTATATGGGAGAAGGAAGCTGCAACAAAACTCTGTTACCTTTTCATCAACTCAGGTCCCTGCAATGGAAAAGAGAAGTGGAGAGGATTGTCTTTCAGTGATCAGTTCCAATGGTCCTTCATTTGCACACAAGGAGGAACGCCTAGTTTCTCAATATGAGCATGGAGCTGCCCTTATGCTTCCTCCCACAGTATATTCTTCTTGCCAATTAAGTTTACAAAGAAGTCCTCAGCTACCTACTTTCAGTACAATGTCTGAAATTTCTGCAAGTAAGTTTGTATACAGTAGAAGGAAGATGCGAGGAAACTCTGTTACCTTTTTGTCAGCACAGGTCCCTGGAATCACAAAGAGAAGCAGACAAGATTGCCTTTCAGTTGTCAGTTCTGATGGTCCTTCCCTTGCAGTTGAGGAGGCATGTGTAGTTTCTCAAGATCAACATGAAAGTGGATGTTCGCTTCAAAATGGAGAGCCGCATGTTTCAAAATCAGAATCTAGTAGTGGATGTTCGCTTGTTGAAGACCAGGTTTCTGATGAAGCTTCAAAAAAGAGCAGGCCGAAAATCATTGAGGTTGACGGTGTAAATGATAGTTGCTCATCATCAAAGTCAGATGTGGAACTTGTTTCAGCTTCTACAAAGACTGAAGGACATGATAATGGTGAGTGCTCTTCATCCACTGTAATGGCAGCAGAGTTCGCAAGGGAAGACCAGTCTGAAAAACACAGGTGTATCTCTATACTCGGAAAGCAGAGGGCTTTTGATGGAATTTGGCCTGGAAAAACCCGTGCTTCTGCCAGAAGAATTGGTGATGGTAGTGGTAGCAGCAGTTCGCGGTCATGCAAAAAATGTTTCCTTAAAGAGTCCCCAGCAAAGATGCTAATTTGTGATAACTGTGAAGATTCATTTCATGTATCTTGCTGCAATCCTCATGTAAAAAGAATACCAATTGATGAATGGTTATGTCGTTCATGTATGAAGAAGAAACGAATAATTCCCAACGAGAGAATTTCCAGAAAACCTCTCAATATAATTGGTGACATGGGCAGATGTAGAGATGCTTCATCTATAGGTGAATCTGATCCTATAGCATTGATGTTGACAGATACTGAGCCATATACAGGTGGTGTTCGAGTTGGTAAAGGTTTTCAAGTAGAAGTTCCAGATTGGTCAGGTCCCATTATCAA TGATGTCGACACTATTGGCAAACCTGTGGTATTGGATACATCATACTTTGTCAGTTTGCAT GAATTGAAGTACAACAAACCTTCTAAATTTGGCTCTATAGGTAATTGGCTTCAATGTAGACAGGTCATAGATGATGCAGCAGAAGGTGGCAATGTAACTATATGTGGAAAATGGCGCAG